From Qipengyuania soli:
GTGCTCGCACAGCCGCGGCAAGTACATCATGAAGGTATTTTCGAACTGGCCGTAGATCTCCTTCTGGACCCCTTCGAAGTTGTAGTCCTCGGACCGCTTGGCGAATTCGCCGCCGAGAATTTCCTCCCAGTTCGGACCCCACTTGATCTTCTCGATCCGCTCGCCCGAAATCAGCGAGCGCGGGCGCGCAGTCGGGAACGCCTTGCTCTCGCCCGCTTTCTGCAGATGCGAATAATCAAAGGTGAAGGGTTCGTAATAGTCGTCGATCTCGGGCAGGTTGGGGTTGGCGAAAATCTTCGCCAGCACCCGCCACTTGCCGCCCATCTTGGGGCGGATCGAGCCGGCGGGGGTACGTTCCCACCCGCCGTTCCAGCGTTTCTGGTTCTCCCAGTCCTTGGGATAGCCGATGCCGGGCTTGGTCTCGACATTGTTGAACCAGGCGTATTCCATGCCGTCGCGGCTGGTCCACACGTTCTTGCAGGTGACCGAGCAGGTGTGGCAACCGATGCACTTGTCGAGGTTGAGCACTTTGCCGATCTGGGCGCGGATCTTCATGCTGCATTCTCCCCTTCGGCAAGCGCTCCTTCGAGCCAGTCGACCTTCTGGAGCTTGCGGACGATCACATATTCGTCGCGGTTCGATCCGACCGTGCCGTAGTAGTTGAAGCCGTAGCTTTGCTGGACGTAGCCGCCGATCATGTGGGTCGGCTTGAGCACGGCGCGGGTGACCGAATTGTGGATGCCGCCGCGCTGGCCGGTGAGCGGCGAGCCGGGGACGTTCACGATCTTCTCCTGTGCGTGATACATGAAGAGCGTACCCTCCTTCATGCGCTGCGAGACGACCACGCGGGCGACGAGCGCGCCATTGGCGTTGAAGGCCTCGACCCAGTCGTTGTCGACGAGGCCCGCCTTCGCCGCATCAACCTCGCTCATCCAGACGATCGGCCCGCCGCGCGACAACGTCAGCATCAAGAGGTTGTCGGTATAAGTCGAGTGGATGCCCCATTTCTGGTGCGGCGTGATGAAGTTGAGCACCACGTGCGGTGCGTTCTTCGCTTCATCAAGCATCGGCTGCACGGCCTTGGTATCGATCGGCGGGCGATAGACGCAGAACCCTTCACCGAAGGCGCGCATCCACTTGTGATCCTGATAGAGTTGCTGCCTCCCGGTTAGCGTCCGCCAGGGGATCAATTCGTGCACGTTGGTGTAACCAGCATTATAGCACACGTGCTCGCTTTCTAGCCCCGACCAGGTGGGAGAAGAGATGATCTTCCGCGGTTGCGCCTGAATGTCGCGGAAGCGGATTTTCTCCTCTTCCTTCGGCAGCGCTAGATGCTTGTGGTCGCGGCCCGTCTTCTTCGACAGGTCGCCCCACGCCTTGACCGCAACCTCGCCATTGGTCTCTGGCGCAAGCATCAGGATGACCTCGGCGGCATCGATCGCGCTCTCGATCCTCGGCGCGCCTTTATCCGAGCCATTGAGCTTGGTGGTACCATTGAGCTTCCGCAAATTTTCCACCTCCCTCTCGGTATTCCAGGCAATGCCTTTTCCGCCATTGCCGAGCTTGTCCATGAGGGGACCGAGCGAGCAGAACCGTTCATAAAGCGCGGGGTAATCGCGCTCGACGAGAGCAACGGTTGCCATCGTCTTGCCAGGGACAGGTTCGACCTGTCCCTGGCCCCAGTCTTCGACCTCGAAGGGCTGGGCGATCTCGTTAGGGCTGTCATGCTGGATCGGGCTCAAGACCACGTCTTGTTCGACGCCTAGAACCTCGGGGGCAACTTCGGAGAACTTCTTTGCGATCCCCTTGTAGATGTCCCAGTCGCTGCGCGATTCCCAAACGGGGTCAACCGCTGCCGATAGCGGGTGGATGAAGGGGTGCATGTCTGACGTGTTGAGATCGTCTTTCTCGTACCAACTCGCGGTCGGCAGGACGATGTCGGAATAGACACAGGTGGTCGACATACGGAAATCGAGCGTGACCAGCAGATCGAGCTTACCTTGCGGCGCATCATCGTGCCACTTTACTTCCTTCGGCTTCTGGCCACCGATCTCTCCCAAGTCCTTGCCCTGGACGCCATGTGCGGTGCCGAGCAGGTGCTTGAGGAAATATTCGTGACCCTTGCCCGATGACCCGAGCAGGTTGGAGCGCCATACGAACATGTTGCGTGGCCAGTTTGCCGGATCGTCCGGATCGAAACAGGACATTTCCAGCTCACCCGACTTGAGCTGCTCCGCTACATAGTCCTTGGCTTCCTTGCCCGATGCCTTGGCGGCCTTGCCCACTTCGAGCGGATTGGTCTTGAGCTGCGGCGCACTGGGCAGCCAGCCCATGCGCTCCGCACGGGCGTTGTAGTCGATCAGGCTCGCGTCCCATTCGCCCTCTGGGGCTGTCGGCGAGAGTATCTCGTCCACGCCGAGCGTTTCGTAGCGCCATTGGTCGGTATGCGCGTAGAAGAAGCTCGTCGAATTCATCTGCCGCGGCGGTCGGTTCCAGTCGAGCGCAAAGGCCAGCGGGAGCCACCCGGTCTGGGGCCGGAGCTTTTCCTGGCCGACGTAGTGCGACCAGCCACCGCCCGACTGGCCCACACAACCGCACATCACCAGCAGGTTGATGATGCCGCGATAGTTCATGTCCATGTGGTACCAGTGGTTGAGACCGGCTCCGAGGATGACCATCGACTTGCCCTTGGTTGTCTCGGCATTGCCGGCAAACTCTCGCGCAGTGGTGATGATCTGGTCTGCCGGCACGCCGGTGATCTTTTCGGCCCAGGCCGGGGTGTAGGGGACCATTTCGGCGTAGTCCCGCGCGACATGGTCTCCGCCAAGACCCCGATCGAGACCATAGTTGGCGCAGAACAGGTCGAAGACGGTCGCAACGAAAGCCTTGCCTTCCTTGAGCTGGAGCTGGCGCGCCGGCACCCGGCGATTGAGCACGCTGGGATGATCGGTCCCTTCGAAATGATCGTGTTCGCGATTCCCGAAATAGGGGAAGGAGACTTCGATCACCTCGTCGTGATTGCCTTCGAGAATGTTGGTCATCCTCAGCGCGGTGTCGTTGCCCCGCCCGTCTTTCTCCTCCAGGTTCCATTTGCCCTTTTCACCCCACCGGAAGCCTGCCGAGCCATTGGGTACAACGACTTCTTCGGTGGTCTCGTCGATTGCCACCGTCTTCCAATCGGGATTGTTCTCTTCGCCCAGATCCTTGAGGAAATCCGATGCGCGCAGCAGACGTTCGGGCACATAGGCACCGTCTTTTTCGACCAAACGCACAAGCATCGGAAAGTCGGAATACTTCCGGCAGTAATCCTCAAAGTACTCTGCCTGACGGTCGAGGTGATATTCGCGCAGGATGACATGGCCCATCGCCATGGCGAGCGCCGCGTCGGTCCCTTGCTTGGGGTTGAGCCAGAGATCGGCGAACTTGGTCGCCTCGGCATAGTCAGGGCTGACCACGGCAACCTTGGTTCCGCGGTAACGTGCCTCGGTCATGAAGTGCGCGTCGGGCGTGCGCGTTTGCGGCACGTTGGAGCCCCACATCATCAGGAAGCCGGCATTGTACCAGTCGGCGCTTTCCGGAACGTCGGTCTGCTCACCCCAGGTCTGAGGGCTGGCGGGTGGCAGATCGCAGTACCAGTCGTAGAATGACATGCAGGTGCCGCCGAGCAGCGAAAGGTAGCGCGAGCCAGCCGCATAACTCACCATCGACATCGCCGGGATCGGCGAGAAGCCGATCACCCGGTCGGGGCCGTAGGTCTTGGCGGTGTAGGCATTGGCCGCGGCGATGATCTCGTTGACCTCATCCCACGTCGAACGCACGAAACCGCCGTGACCACGTATTGCGGTGTAGGTTTTGCGCTTGGCCGGATCCTCGACGATCGAAGCCCATGCCGCGACGGGAGTCCGCACCGTACGCGCTTCGCGCCACAGCTTGACAAGCCGCGAGCGGATCATCGGATACTTCAGCCGCTGGGCCGAATAGATGTACCAACTGTAACTTGCACCGCGCGGGCACCCACGAGGCTCGTGGTTCGGCAGATCGGGCCGCGTACGCGGATAGTCGGTCTGCTGTGTTTCCCACGTGATGATCCCGCCCTTAACGTAAATCTTCCAACTGCACGAGCCGGTGCAGTTCACCCCGTGGGTCGACCGCACGATTTTGTCGTGCTGCCAACGCTTGCGATAGCTGTCCTCCCAGTCTCGGTTCTGGTTGGTTGTGATGCCGTGGCCTTTTGAAAACGGCTGCTTGGCCTGTTTGAAGAAGGTCAGGCGGTCGAGAAGATGGCTCATGCGGTTGCTCCCTTGAGCTGAGCGGGTGTTTCAACCGGGGCTGGTGCCCGGCCGCGCTCGATGTCGTGCAGCAGGCCGCCGCGGCGGGTGTAGGCCCACCAGGTCAATGCCGCACAGCTGGAATAGAAGATGAAGAAGCCCCACAGCGCCGCCATTGGCGAACCGGTGGCGGCAATCGCGCTACCGAAGCTCTTCGGAATGAAGAAGGCCCCGTAAGCGGCAATGGCCGAAGTGAAGCCAACGATCGCAGCGGATTCCTTCTCTGCCTGGCGAACCCGGGCCGTTGCATCGAGTTCCGGCATCAGGCGCGGGACTTCCTGGCGCATGATGTTGGGGATCATCTGGAAGGTCGATGCATTGCCAACACCGGTCATGAAGAACATGAAGATGAAAGCGCCAAGGAAGCCCCACCAGTTGGCCGCTTCGAGGAAGTACACCACCCCGAGCACGCCCAGCATCATGAGTACAAAGACCCAGAAGGTTACCCGAGCCCCGCCCCACTTGTCCGACACCCATCCCGTCGCAGCACGGCTGAGCGCCCCCACAAGCGGCCCGAGGAAGACGAACTGCAGCACATCCACATCGGGGAACTGGTGCTTGGCGAGCAACGGCAGGCCA
This genomic window contains:
- a CDS encoding nitrate reductase subunit alpha produces the protein MSHLLDRLTFFKQAKQPFSKGHGITTNQNRDWEDSYRKRWQHDKIVRSTHGVNCTGSCSWKIYVKGGIITWETQQTDYPRTRPDLPNHEPRGCPRGASYSWYIYSAQRLKYPMIRSRLVKLWREARTVRTPVAAWASIVEDPAKRKTYTAIRGHGGFVRSTWDEVNEIIAAANAYTAKTYGPDRVIGFSPIPAMSMVSYAAGSRYLSLLGGTCMSFYDWYCDLPPASPQTWGEQTDVPESADWYNAGFLMMWGSNVPQTRTPDAHFMTEARYRGTKVAVVSPDYAEATKFADLWLNPKQGTDAALAMAMGHVILREYHLDRQAEYFEDYCRKYSDFPMLVRLVEKDGAYVPERLLRASDFLKDLGEENNPDWKTVAIDETTEEVVVPNGSAGFRWGEKGKWNLEEKDGRGNDTALRMTNILEGNHDEVIEVSFPYFGNREHDHFEGTDHPSVLNRRVPARQLQLKEGKAFVATVFDLFCANYGLDRGLGGDHVARDYAEMVPYTPAWAEKITGVPADQIITTAREFAGNAETTKGKSMVILGAGLNHWYHMDMNYRGIINLLVMCGCVGQSGGGWSHYVGQEKLRPQTGWLPLAFALDWNRPPRQMNSTSFFYAHTDQWRYETLGVDEILSPTAPEGEWDASLIDYNARAERMGWLPSAPQLKTNPLEVGKAAKASGKEAKDYVAEQLKSGELEMSCFDPDDPANWPRNMFVWRSNLLGSSGKGHEYFLKHLLGTAHGVQGKDLGEIGGQKPKEVKWHDDAPQGKLDLLVTLDFRMSTTCVYSDIVLPTASWYEKDDLNTSDMHPFIHPLSAAVDPVWESRSDWDIYKGIAKKFSEVAPEVLGVEQDVVLSPIQHDSPNEIAQPFEVEDWGQGQVEPVPGKTMATVALVERDYPALYERFCSLGPLMDKLGNGGKGIAWNTEREVENLRKLNGTTKLNGSDKGAPRIESAIDAAEVILMLAPETNGEVAVKAWGDLSKKTGRDHKHLALPKEEEKIRFRDIQAQPRKIISSPTWSGLESEHVCYNAGYTNVHELIPWRTLTGRQQLYQDHKWMRAFGEGFCVYRPPIDTKAVQPMLDEAKNAPHVVLNFITPHQKWGIHSTYTDNLLMLTLSRGGPIVWMSEVDAAKAGLVDNDWVEAFNANGALVARVVVSQRMKEGTLFMYHAQEKIVNVPGSPLTGQRGGIHNSVTRAVLKPTHMIGGYVQQSYGFNYYGTVGSNRDEYVIVRKLQKVDWLEGALAEGENAA